The following are encoded together in the Microbacterium sp. Root553 genome:
- a CDS encoding fasciclin domain-containing protein codes for MFSTKKKVTAAITLGLASAFLLSACSMGGTTSSDEPSESMAPESSETTAPETMDPAADLVGPGCAAYAEAVPDGAGSVEGMSLDPVATAASNNPLLKTLVAAVSGQLNPDVNLVDTLNGDEFTVFAPVDDAFAKIDPATIEALKTDSATLSSILTYHVVPGQIAPADIDGTHATVNGADLEVTGSGDSIMVNDANVICGGVKTANATVYLIDSVLMPPAA; via the coding sequence ATGTTCAGCACCAAGAAGAAGGTCACCGCAGCGATCACCCTCGGCCTTGCGAGCGCATTCCTGCTCTCCGCATGTTCCATGGGCGGAACCACCAGCAGCGACGAGCCGTCGGAGTCGATGGCTCCGGAGTCCTCCGAGACCACCGCCCCCGAGACGATGGACCCGGCCGCGGACCTCGTCGGCCCCGGTTGCGCCGCATACGCAGAGGCAGTGCCGGACGGCGCCGGATCGGTCGAGGGCATGTCCCTGGACCCGGTCGCGACCGCCGCATCGAACAACCCGCTGCTCAAGACGCTGGTCGCCGCAGTCAGCGGACAGCTCAACCCCGACGTCAACCTCGTCGACACCCTGAACGGTGACGAGTTCACCGTCTTCGCCCCCGTGGACGACGCTTTCGCGAAGATCGACCCCGCCACCATCGAGGCACTCAAGACCGACAGCGCCACGCTGAGCTCGATCCTGACGTACCACGTGGTCCCCGGCCAGATCGCTCCGGCTGACATCGACGGCACCCACGCGACCGTCAACGGCGCCGACCTCGAGGTCACCGGCAGCGGCGACTCGATCATGGTCAACGACGCCAACGTCATCTGCGGTGGAGTCAAGACCGCCAACGCCACCGTGTACCTCATCGACTCGGTGCTGATGCCCCCGGCCGCGTAA
- the sigK gene encoding ECF RNA polymerase sigma factor SigK, translating to MLVEMVIDGMDVPEEGTPRDAVADLLVRIGGGDQRAFAELYDALSSRAFGLILRVLVNRSQSEEVLQEVFLEIWQSASKFAPNKGQGRTWVMTIAHRRAVDRVRASQSSADRDVRAGFRDIGVAHDSVSETVELGIESEKVHHALAALPEAQREALVLAYYGGYSQNEVAVLVGAPLGTIKTRMRDGLSRLRTAMGVTA from the coding sequence ATGCTGGTAGAGATGGTCATCGATGGAATGGACGTACCCGAAGAAGGTACGCCGCGGGATGCTGTCGCCGACCTGCTCGTACGTATCGGTGGCGGCGATCAGCGCGCGTTCGCCGAGCTCTACGACGCTCTGTCCTCTCGCGCGTTCGGCCTGATCCTGCGGGTCCTGGTGAACCGTTCGCAGAGCGAAGAGGTGCTGCAGGAGGTCTTCCTCGAGATCTGGCAATCCGCTTCGAAGTTCGCTCCGAACAAGGGGCAGGGAAGAACCTGGGTGATGACGATCGCGCACCGTCGTGCGGTCGACCGGGTACGGGCATCCCAGTCCAGCGCGGACCGGGATGTGCGGGCCGGGTTCAGGGATATCGGAGTCGCACACGACAGCGTGTCGGAGACGGTCGAACTGGGCATCGAGAGCGAGAAGGTCCACCACGCGCTCGCAGCTCTTCCCGAGGCGCAGCGCGAAGCACTCGTTCTGGCCTACTACGGCGGATACAGTCAAAATGAAGTTGCGGTGCTCGTCGGAGCACCGCTGGGGACGATCAAGACACGGATGCGGGACGGACTCTCGCGTCTCCGGACAGCCATGGGGGTGACAGCATGA
- a CDS encoding anti-sigma factor, whose amino-acid sequence MNEQEFAELAAGAALDALSPDDQQRYHAALVANPQWQAIADDDVDTAGMLASGAAPVVPGPGIRAALLARIAETPQDGRVIVSGSVPDALPESNSADTKDSADAEDSSSVADELESDGLEPGDPRAAASPKAPPHRLRILFTLAACLALLVGVGIGAVAVNDYLNRPASVIALQDIQAAGDAQQASVPLEGGGTATAHWSASLGTSVLVTDGIPSLADGETYELWYVRGDTPVSAGVFDADGGEATAVLAGDMHAGDVIAVTVEQAGGSPSGSPTTDPVVVIPTA is encoded by the coding sequence ATGAACGAACAGGAATTCGCGGAACTCGCGGCAGGAGCGGCACTCGACGCGCTGTCGCCGGACGACCAGCAGCGCTACCACGCCGCTCTCGTCGCGAACCCGCAGTGGCAGGCGATCGCGGACGACGACGTCGACACGGCCGGCATGCTCGCATCCGGTGCGGCCCCGGTGGTACCGGGCCCCGGAATCAGGGCTGCGCTGCTCGCACGCATCGCCGAGACGCCCCAGGACGGCCGGGTCATCGTGTCCGGCTCCGTTCCGGACGCCCTCCCCGAGTCGAACTCAGCCGACACGAAGGACTCAGCCGATGCCGAGGACTCCTCGTCGGTCGCGGACGAGCTCGAGTCCGACGGCCTCGAGCCCGGCGACCCGCGTGCTGCGGCGTCTCCGAAGGCTCCGCCGCACCGTCTCCGCATCCTCTTCACACTGGCCGCGTGCCTCGCGCTCCTGGTCGGAGTGGGCATCGGCGCAGTGGCCGTCAACGACTACCTGAACCGCCCCGCGAGCGTCATCGCTCTGCAGGACATCCAGGCGGCCGGTGACGCGCAGCAGGCGAGTGTTCCGCTGGAGGGCGGCGGCACGGCCACCGCGCACTGGTCGGCGTCGCTCGGCACATCGGTGCTGGTCACCGACGGCATCCCGTCCCTCGCGGATGGAGAGACCTACGAGCTCTGGTACGTCCGTGGCGACACACCCGTTTCCGCAGGCGTGTTCGACGCCGACGGCGGAGAGGCGACGGCCGTTCTCGCCGGCGACATGCACGCCGGTGACGTGATCGCGGTCACCGTGGAGCAGGCCGGCGGCTCGCCGTCCGGTTCGCCGACGACGGACCCCGTCGTCGTCATCCCCACGGCCTGA
- a CDS encoding aminotransferase class IV, translating to MTRRFALMIDPAASDVVRADFADTFTLVDAAAPALSVGELSTQRGDGVFESIGVIDGHAQEVVPHLERLAHSAALCDLPLPNHAQWRQAIERAAEHCEAGEYVIKLILSRGVEHGPTPTAWVTAAPASDFSEVRERGVRVVTLDRGYDLDVAANAPWLLLGAKTLSYAVNMAALREAHRRGADDAIFLSRDGFVLEAPTASLILRLGDRFVTPAPNGGILHGTTQLSVYEYLADRGLAAEYARVPASDLPRADAAWLVSSVRLAAPITAVDGVELPVDHDLTADLNRYLLSPRD from the coding sequence ATGACCCGGCGCTTCGCTCTGATGATCGACCCCGCAGCATCCGACGTCGTCCGCGCGGACTTCGCCGACACGTTCACCCTCGTCGATGCGGCGGCGCCTGCGCTGAGCGTCGGCGAGCTGAGCACGCAGCGCGGAGACGGGGTCTTCGAATCGATCGGCGTGATCGACGGACATGCCCAGGAGGTCGTGCCGCATCTGGAGCGGCTCGCGCACTCCGCGGCACTGTGCGATCTGCCCCTCCCGAACCACGCGCAGTGGCGCCAGGCCATCGAGCGCGCCGCGGAGCACTGCGAGGCGGGCGAGTACGTCATCAAGCTCATCCTCAGCCGGGGAGTGGAGCACGGCCCGACTCCGACCGCGTGGGTGACGGCGGCACCGGCATCGGACTTCTCCGAGGTGCGCGAGCGGGGCGTCCGCGTGGTGACGCTCGACCGCGGATACGACCTCGATGTCGCCGCGAATGCGCCCTGGCTGCTGCTCGGAGCCAAGACCCTCTCGTATGCCGTCAACATGGCCGCACTGCGCGAGGCGCACCGGCGGGGCGCCGACGACGCGATCTTCCTGTCGCGCGACGGCTTCGTGCTGGAGGCGCCGACGGCATCGCTGATCCTGCGCCTGGGCGATCGCTTCGTGACGCCCGCGCCGAACGGCGGAATCCTGCACGGCACGACGCAGCTCAGCGTCTACGAGTATCTGGCGGATCGCGGCCTCGCCGCGGAGTATGCGCGGGTCCCGGCATCCGACCTGCCTCGTGCGGATGCCGCGTGGCTCGTCTCGAGCGTGCGCCTGGCCGCTCCGATCACCGCCGTCGACGGGGTCGAGCTGCCGGTCGACCACGATCTCACCGCCGACCTCAACCGCTACCTGCTCTCGCCGCGCGACTGA
- the pstB gene encoding phosphate ABC transporter ATP-binding protein PstB: MSKSIEVNDLNVYYSDFLAVEGVSIDIKPNTVTAFIGPSGCGKSTFLRTLNRMHEVIPGARVEGEVLIDGKNLYGTGVDPVLVRRQVGMVFQRPNPFPTMSIKENVLAGVKLNNTRMAKSDQDALVEKSLRGANLWNEVKDRLDRPGSGLSGGQQQRLCIARAIAVSPDVILMDEPCSALDPISTFAIEELIAEIKTQYTVVIVTHNMQQASRVSDKTAFFNIAGTGKPGKLIEYDDTRTMFTTPSVQATEDYVSGRFG; the protein is encoded by the coding sequence GTGTCCAAGAGCATCGAAGTCAACGACCTCAACGTCTACTACAGCGACTTCCTCGCTGTCGAAGGCGTCAGCATCGACATCAAGCCCAACACCGTGACGGCGTTCATCGGCCCGTCCGGCTGCGGCAAGTCCACCTTCCTCCGCACCCTCAACCGCATGCACGAGGTCATCCCCGGCGCACGCGTCGAGGGCGAGGTGCTGATCGACGGCAAGAACCTCTACGGCACCGGCGTCGACCCCGTGCTGGTGCGTCGCCAGGTCGGCATGGTCTTCCAGCGTCCGAACCCCTTCCCGACCATGTCGATCAAGGAGAACGTGCTCGCCGGCGTGAAGCTGAACAACACGCGCATGGCGAAGAGCGATCAGGACGCCCTCGTCGAGAAGTCGCTGCGCGGCGCGAACCTGTGGAACGAGGTCAAGGACCGTCTCGACCGCCCGGGATCCGGACTCTCCGGTGGACAGCAGCAGCGTCTGTGCATCGCCCGCGCGATCGCCGTCTCGCCTGACGTGATCCTCATGGACGAGCCGTGCTCGGCCCTCGACCCGATCTCGACCTTTGCGATCGAGGAGCTGATCGCCGAGATCAAGACCCAGTACACGGTCGTGATCGTGACGCACAACATGCAGCAGGCGAGCCGCGTCTCCGACAAGACGGCGTTCTTCAACATCGCCGGCACCGGCAAGCCCGGCAAGCTCATCGAGTACGACGACACCCGCACCATGTTCACGACGCCCTCCGTGCAGGCCACTGAGGACTACGTCTCGGGACGCTTCGGATAA
- the pstA gene encoding phosphate ABC transporter permease PstA produces the protein MTTTLTPSPSSVAAPTHSTSAGHLPKWAPWALLLVAFVVSATIFAFVNVGNDPADFNIALTLVVGLIFYMALIMVISTVVESRRHAIDRLMTALVSGAFVVALLPLISLLYTVVVNGLMRFDGEFFSFSMRNIVGEGGGAVHAIWGTLLITLGATVISVPIGLMTSIYLVEYGEGRKLARGITFLVDVMTGIPSIVAGLFIYSVFSLIVGPGTRMGIMGSLALSVLMIPVVVRGSEELLRIVPNELREAAYALGVPKWLTIIKVVLPTAIAGILTSVMLAISRVIGETAPLLLTVGIVQGMNLNMFSGQMATLPVFSYMQAKYPGIPVDAYLDRAWAAALTLIVIVMVLNLLARIIAKVFAPKINGR, from the coding sequence ATGACAACCACACTCACCCCCTCGCCCTCCTCGGTGGCCGCTCCCACCCACAGCACGTCGGCCGGGCACCTGCCGAAGTGGGCGCCGTGGGCGCTGCTGCTGGTCGCGTTCGTCGTGTCCGCGACGATCTTCGCGTTCGTCAACGTGGGCAACGACCCGGCCGACTTCAACATCGCGCTCACCCTCGTCGTCGGCCTGATCTTCTACATGGCGCTGATCATGGTGATCTCGACCGTCGTCGAGAGCCGCCGCCACGCGATCGACCGCCTCATGACCGCGCTGGTCTCCGGCGCCTTCGTGGTCGCACTGCTCCCCCTCATCTCGCTGCTGTACACCGTGGTCGTCAACGGCCTGATGCGCTTCGACGGCGAATTCTTCAGCTTCTCGATGCGCAACATCGTCGGCGAGGGCGGCGGCGCCGTGCACGCCATCTGGGGAACGCTCCTGATCACCCTCGGTGCGACCGTGATCTCGGTGCCGATCGGCCTGATGACCTCGATCTACCTGGTCGAGTACGGCGAAGGACGCAAGCTCGCCCGCGGCATCACCTTCCTCGTCGATGTCATGACCGGCATCCCGTCGATCGTCGCCGGTCTGTTCATCTACTCGGTGTTCTCCCTGATCGTCGGTCCGGGAACCCGGATGGGCATCATGGGCTCGCTCGCCCTGTCGGTGCTGATGATCCCCGTCGTGGTGCGTGGATCGGAAGAGCTGCTCCGCATCGTCCCGAACGAGCTGCGCGAGGCCGCCTACGCCCTCGGCGTGCCGAAGTGGCTGACGATCATCAAGGTCGTGCTGCCGACCGCGATCGCCGGCATCCTCACCAGCGTGATGCTGGCCATCTCCCGCGTCATCGGCGAGACCGCGCCGCTGCTGCTCACCGTCGGCATCGTGCAGGGTATGAACCTCAACATGTTCAGCGGGCAGATGGCGACTCTGCCGGTGTTCTCGTACATGCAGGCGAAATACCCCGGCATCCCCGTCGACGCCTACCTCGATCGGGCGTGGGCTGCGGCTCTCACCCTCATCGTCATCGTGATGGTGCTGAACCTGCTGGCTCGCATCATCGCCAAGGTGTTCGCACCCAAGATCAACGGCCGCTGA
- the pstC gene encoding phosphate ABC transporter permease subunit PstC: MTTTTTGPDTTRSPGTPHTLRRRGDLVFSGTALAAGIIILVTLAAVALFLIVQSIPALSADTSDNHILAGQSFLSWVWPFVFGTLWSSLIALVIAAPIAIGIALFISHYAPRRLAGFLGYIIDLLAAVPSVVFGLWGALTFAPMLVPFYKWLNEHLGWIPIFSGTPSGTGKTILTASLVLAVMILPIMTAICREVFLQTPKLHEEAALALGATRWEMVRMAVLPFARSGMVSGAMLGLGRALGETMAVTLVLSPLGIITFNLINPENPTTIPAIIALRFPEAHDEGVNTLIAAGLILFIVTFAVNFVARWIVSRRAEFSGAN; the protein is encoded by the coding sequence ATGACCACAACCACAACGGGTCCCGATACCACCCGTTCACCCGGCACACCCCACACGCTGCGCCGACGGGGTGACCTGGTCTTCTCGGGCACCGCGCTGGCCGCCGGGATCATCATCCTCGTCACCCTCGCCGCGGTGGCGCTGTTCCTGATCGTGCAGTCGATCCCCGCCCTGTCGGCGGACACGTCGGACAATCACATCCTCGCGGGCCAGTCGTTCCTCTCGTGGGTCTGGCCGTTCGTCTTCGGCACGCTGTGGTCGAGCCTCATCGCCCTCGTCATCGCCGCTCCGATCGCCATCGGCATCGCGCTCTTCATCTCGCATTACGCCCCCCGCAGGCTCGCCGGCTTCCTCGGCTACATCATCGATCTGCTGGCCGCTGTGCCGTCGGTCGTGTTCGGCCTCTGGGGCGCGCTCACCTTCGCCCCGATGCTCGTGCCCTTCTACAAGTGGCTGAACGAGCACCTCGGGTGGATCCCGATCTTCAGCGGAACGCCCTCGGGCACCGGCAAGACGATCCTCACGGCATCCCTCGTCCTCGCCGTGATGATCCTGCCCATCATGACCGCCATCTGCCGCGAGGTCTTCCTGCAGACACCGAAGCTCCACGAGGAGGCCGCCCTGGCCCTCGGCGCGACGCGCTGGGAGATGGTCAGGATGGCCGTGCTGCCCTTCGCCCGCAGCGGCATGGTGTCGGGCGCGATGCTCGGCCTCGGCCGTGCGCTGGGCGAGACCATGGCCGTGACGCTCGTGCTCTCCCCCCTCGGCATCATCACGTTCAACCTGATCAACCCGGAGAACCCGACGACGATCCCCGCGATCATCGCCCTGCGGTTCCCCGAAGCCCACGACGAGGGCGTCAACACGCTCATCGCCGCGGGTCTGATCCTCTTCATCGTCACCTTCGCGGTCAACTTCGTCGCCCGCTGGATCGTCTCGCGCCGTGCCGAGTTCTCGGGAGCCAACTGA
- the pstS gene encoding phosphate ABC transporter substrate-binding protein PstS — MKISRIARIGAIGAVAALALAGCAANEGGTGGSTDAPTDSTLSGTIEATGASSQEAAQQSWVAAFQTANPDTTVNYTATGSGTGRENFIAGSSNFIGSDRAFNADEIAKGGFGSCASDEIVEIPVYISPVAVAFNLDGIDELNLDGETIAKIFAGTITQWNDPAIASQNEGVDLPDQAIVTVHRSDPSGTQETFTKYLSAVAPDVWTYEASDEWPLQTGEAGDGTSGVVDAITNGSGYIGFADASRTSELGQVAVEVEGDYVPYSADAAAALVEASPLEEGRSDHDLAFAVDPAAAPAGSYPIALVSYLIGCVDYDDAETAGLVKAYFEYVSSAEGQDAAAEAAGSAPISDSLRDQISTAIDAIVTK, encoded by the coding sequence GTGAAGATCTCCCGAATCGCACGTATCGGCGCCATCGGCGCCGTCGCCGCTCTCGCACTCGCCGGCTGTGCCGCGAACGAAGGCGGCACCGGCGGCTCCACCGACGCCCCCACCGACTCCACCCTCTCCGGCACCATCGAGGCCACCGGCGCCTCCTCGCAGGAGGCCGCCCAGCAGTCCTGGGTCGCCGCGTTCCAGACCGCCAACCCCGACACCACGGTGAACTACACCGCGACGGGCTCGGGCACCGGCCGCGAGAACTTCATCGCCGGCTCCTCCAACTTCATCGGCTCCGACCGCGCGTTCAACGCCGACGAGATCGCCAAGGGCGGCTTCGGCTCCTGCGCATCCGACGAGATCGTCGAGATCCCGGTCTACATCTCGCCCGTCGCCGTGGCCTTCAACCTCGACGGAATCGACGAGCTGAACCTCGACGGCGAGACCATCGCCAAGATCTTCGCCGGCACGATCACCCAGTGGAACGACCCGGCCATCGCCTCGCAGAACGAGGGCGTCGACCTTCCCGACCAGGCGATCGTCACCGTGCACCGCTCGGACCCCTCGGGCACGCAGGAGACCTTCACCAAGTACCTCAGCGCCGTCGCCCCCGACGTGTGGACCTACGAGGCCAGCGACGAGTGGCCGCTTCAGACGGGCGAGGCCGGAGACGGCACCTCGGGAGTCGTCGATGCGATCACCAACGGCTCCGGCTACATCGGCTTCGCTGACGCGTCGCGCACCTCGGAGCTCGGCCAGGTGGCCGTCGAGGTCGAGGGCGACTACGTCCCCTACTCGGCAGACGCCGCCGCAGCGCTCGTCGAGGCATCGCCGCTCGAGGAGGGCCGCTCGGACCACGACCTCGCGTTCGCCGTCGACCCGGCCGCCGCACCCGCCGGCTCGTACCCGATCGCGCTCGTCTCGTACCTCATCGGCTGCGTCGACTACGACGACGCCGAGACCGCCGGCCTCGTGAAGGCGTACTTCGAGTACGTCTCCTCGGCCGAGGGTCAGGATGCAGCCGCCGAGGCTGCCGGCAGCGCGCCGATCTCGGACAGCCTGCGCGACCAGATCAGCACCGCGATCGACGCGATCGTCACGAAGTGA
- a CDS encoding NUDIX hydrolase gives MSSQSTAQAAGSKWTDKAVYAAGAVVWRLIDGKLRILLIHRTKYRDITLPKGKVDPGEMLAETAVREVHEETGIRVSLGVPVGVSRYHLPSKKQKVVHYWAAEATAEAIRASTFVPNREIAALEWVSIKKARARLSYPVDLEILDFFANLVDDGVLRTFPVIALRHAKALSRSDWDGADAARPLTERGQHQASSIVGPLRAFGVRRIVTSDAVRCVQTVTPLAAALDRKKVKTEAISQDAWEEGRDDLRSVVGRRVRSGKPAVLCSHGPVLPGILTELALATGTIRGSYVSSAAALEPAAFSVVHLSATNPGSGIIAIETHIPKV, from the coding sequence ATGAGCTCGCAGTCGACGGCCCAGGCGGCGGGGTCGAAGTGGACGGACAAGGCCGTCTACGCGGCCGGCGCCGTCGTCTGGCGCCTGATCGACGGCAAGCTGCGGATCCTGCTCATCCACCGCACGAAGTACCGGGACATCACTCTGCCCAAGGGCAAGGTCGACCCGGGCGAGATGCTCGCGGAGACCGCCGTGCGCGAAGTGCACGAGGAGACCGGCATCCGGGTGTCTCTCGGCGTCCCGGTCGGGGTCAGCCGGTACCACCTGCCGTCGAAGAAGCAGAAGGTCGTGCACTACTGGGCGGCCGAGGCCACGGCCGAAGCCATCCGCGCCTCCACCTTCGTGCCCAATCGCGAGATCGCCGCCCTCGAGTGGGTCAGCATCAAGAAGGCGCGTGCCCGTCTGAGCTACCCGGTCGACCTCGAGATCCTCGATTTCTTCGCGAATCTCGTCGATGACGGCGTCCTGCGCACCTTCCCCGTGATCGCACTGCGTCATGCGAAGGCGCTGTCCCGTTCGGACTGGGACGGGGCGGATGCCGCGCGTCCGCTGACGGAGCGCGGCCAGCACCAGGCGTCCTCGATCGTCGGACCGCTGCGCGCCTTCGGCGTGCGAAGGATCGTGACCAGCGACGCGGTGCGGTGCGTGCAGACCGTCACCCCGCTGGCCGCCGCCCTCGACCGCAAGAAGGTCAAGACCGAGGCGATCAGTCAGGATGCCTGGGAGGAGGGTCGCGACGACCTCCGCTCCGTGGTCGGCCGCCGCGTCCGCTCGGGAAAGCCCGCGGTGCTGTGCAGCCACGGACCGGTGCTCCCCGGCATCCTCACCGAGCTCGCGCTCGCCACCGGCACCATCCGCGGATCGTACGTGAGCAGCGCCGCCGCCCTCGAGCCCGCCGCCTTCTCGGTCGTGCACCTCTCGGCGACGAATCCGGGCTCCGGGATCATCGCGATCGAGACGCACATCCCCAAGGTCTGA